In a single window of the Neodiprion virginianus isolate iyNeoVirg1 chromosome 1, iyNeoVirg1.1, whole genome shotgun sequence genome:
- the LOC124300255 gene encoding uncharacterized protein LOC124300255, producing the protein MRVTFLAVFAFTAVLFVGAIARPEGMKEPKRRFRRWIQERDGSRRTWAPNPLPALGARESIDLRSSNSYGDSNLYPSGQLPVEDLSFQEGAYGDEAMEWDRSDDFPGTDTGLRANLGLPKLDDARKHFPQNLDFDGDNEISYQQGRNNLQKYDQNIDNEYYDNGYDDYEEDLSDPSDTYNDESRSDVETFYPEEHSKSGGGNSVQRDGYPAASSRMYSNVGPNYRIDKRIGADLPPRHQAEQRRW; encoded by the exons ATGAGGGTCACTTTCTTGGCGGTGTTCGCCTTCACCGCCGTACTTTTCGTCGGCGCGATAGCTCGCCCTGAGGGTATGAAGGAGCCCAAGAGACGTTTTCGGCGCTGGATTCAAGAGCGGGATGGGTCCAGGAGAACCTGGGCCCCGAACCCTTTGCCGGCTCTAGGGGCGCGGGAATCGATCGATCTTCGCTCCTCTAACAGCTACGGTGATTCGAACTTATACCCGTCTGGACAGCTGCCGGTTGAAGATTTGTCGTTTCAAGAGGGTGCCTATGGGGATGAGGCCATGGAATGGGACAGGAGCGACGACTTCCCGGGTACGGATACGGGTCTACGCGCTAACCTCGGACTACCAAAGTTAGACGACGCACGAAAACATTTTCCACAAAATCTGGATTTTGATGGTGACAACGAGATAAGCTACCAGCAGGGCCGCAATAACCTCCAAAAGTATGACCAAAATATCGACAATGAGTATTACGACAATGGGTACGATGATTACGAGGAAGATCTTTCGGATCCGAGTGATACCTACAATGATGAGTCGAGATCAGACGTGGAGACGTTCTATCCTGAAGAGCATTCTAAATCTGGCGGCGGCAACTCCGTGCAAAGGGATGGATATCCAGCCGCTTCATCGCGCATGTATTCCAACG TTGGTCCTAACTATCGCATTGACAAGCGTATAGGCGCCGATCTACCTCCTAGACATCAAGCCGAGCAAAGACGTTGGTGA